The following proteins are encoded in a genomic region of Neovison vison isolate M4711 chromosome 12, ASM_NN_V1, whole genome shotgun sequence:
- the LOC122892155 gene encoding protein FANTASTIC FOUR 1-like — MEAMQAEAAARVQALVKERVQWRLEPGDRWVSSFLPCLSRSLLGASLSSGPWESWESSEVLSPEPEEEEEKEEEEEEEEEEGEEVKS; from the exons atggaggccatgcaggcagaggcagccgCGCGTGTGCAGGCACTGGTGAAAGAGCGGGTCCAGTGGAGACTG GAGCCAGGTGACAGATGGGTCTCGTCCTTCCTGCCCTGTCTCTCGCGCTCCCTCCTCGGAGCTTCCCTCTCCAGCGGCCCGTGGGAATCGTGGGAATCGTCTGAAGTTCTGAGCCCAGaaccagaggaggaggaagagaaggaagaggaggaggaggaggaggaggaggagggagaggaagtcaAGTCTTGA
- the ELFN2 gene encoding protein phosphatase 1 regulatory subunit 29, whose amino-acid sequence MLRLGLCAAMLLCVCRPGFVHADCWLIEGDKGYVWLAICSQNQPPYETIPQHINSTVHDLRLNENKLKAVLYSSLNRFGNLTDLNLTKNEISYIEDGAFLGQSSLQVLQLGYNKLSNLTEGMLRGMGRLQFLFVQHNLIEVVTPAAFSECPSLISIDLSSNRLSRLDGATFASLASLMVCELAGNPFNCECDLFGFLAWLVVFNNVTKNYDRLQCESPREFAGYPLLVPRPYHSLNAITVLQAKCRNGSLPARPASHPTPYSTDAQREPDENSGFNPDEILSVEPPASSTTDASAGPAIKLHHVTFTSATLVVIIPHPYSKMYVLVQYNNSYFSDVMTLKNKKEIVTLDKLRAHTEYTFCVTSLRNSRRFNHTCLTFTTRDPVPGDLAPSTSTTTHYIMTILGCLFGMVIVLGAVYYCLRKRRMQEEKQKSVKVKKTILEMRYGADVDAGSVVHAAQKLGEPPVLPVSCMSSIPSMIGEKLPTSKALEAGLDTPKVATKGNYIEVRTGAGGDGLARPEDDLPDLENGQGSAAEISTIAKEVDKVNQIINNCIDALKLDSASFLGGGGGGGDPELAFECQSLPAAATAVSSAAAPGALERPSFLSPPYKESSHHPLQRQLSADAAVARKTCSVSSSGSIKSAKVFSLDVPDHPAAAGLAKGDSKYIEKGSPLNSPLDRLPLVPAGSGGGGGGGGGGGIHHLEVKPAYHCSEHRHSFPALYYEEGADSLSQRVSFLKPLTRSKRDSTYSQLSPRHYYSGYSSSPEYSSESTHKIWERFRPYKKHPREEVYMAAGHALRKKVQFAKDEDLHDILDYWKGVSAQQKL is encoded by the coding sequence ATGCTGCGCCTGGGGCTGTGTGCCGCCATGCTGCTGTGCGTGTGCCGGCCGGGCTTCGTGCACGCCGACTGCTGGCTCATCGAGGGCGACAAGGGGTACGTGTGGCTGGCCATCTGCAGCCAGAACCAGCCGCCCTATGAGACCATCCCGCAGCACATCAACAGCACCGTGCACGACCTGCGCCTCAATGAGAACAAGCTCAAGGCCGTGCTCTACTCCTCGCTCAACCGCTTCGGGAACCTCACGGACCTCAACCTCACCAAGAACGAGATCTCGTACATCGAGGACGGCGCTTTCCTGGGCCAGTCGAGTCTGCAGGTGCTGCAGCTGGGCTACAACAAGCTCAGCAACCTGACGGAGGGCATGCTGCGCGGCATGGGCCGCCTGCAGTTCCTCTTCGTGCAGCACAACCTCATCGAGGTGGTGACGCCCGCCGCCTTCTCCGAGTGCCCAAGCCTCATCAGCATCGACCTGTCCTCCAACCGCCTCAGCCGCCTGGACGGCGCCACCTTCGCCAGCCTGGCCAGCCTCATGGTGTGCGAGCTGGCCGGCAACCCCTTCAACTGTGAGTGCGACCTCTTCGGCTTCCTGGCCTGGCTGGTGGTCTTCAACAACGTCACCAAGAACTACGACCGTCTGCAGTGCGAGTCCCCGCGCGAGTTCGCCGGCTACCCGCTGCTGGTGCCCCGGCCCTACCACAGCCTCAACGCCATCACCGTGCTCCAGGCCAAGTGCCGGAACGGCTCGCTACCTGCCCGGCCCGCCAGCCACCCCACGCCCTACTCCACTGATGCGCAGAGGGAGCCCGACGAGAACTCGGGCTTCAACCCCGACGAGATCCTCTCGGTGGAGCCCCCGGCCTCGTCCACCACGGACGCGTCGGCGGGGCCTGCCATCAAGCTGCACCACGTGACCTTCACCTCGGCCACCCTGGTGGTCATCATCCCGCACCCCTACAGCAAGATGTACGTCCTGGTCCAGTACAACAACAGCTACTTCTCCGACGTTATGACGCTCAAGAACAAGAAGGAGATCGTCACGCTTGACAAGCTGCGGGCGCACACCGAGTACACGTTCTGTGTGACCTCGCTGCGCAACAGCCGCCGCTTCAACCACACCTGCCTGACCTTCACCACGCGGGACCCCGTCCCGGGCGACCTGGCGCCCagcacctccaccaccacccactACATCATGACCATCCTGGGCTGCCTCTTCGGCATGGTCATTGTGCTGGGCGCCGTCTACTACTGCCTGCGCAAGCGGCGGatgcaggaggagaagcagaagtcGGTCAAGGTCAAGAAAACCATCCTGGAGATGCGCTACGGGGCGGATGTGGACGCCGGTTCTGTCGTCCACGCCGCCCAGAAGCTGGGCGAACCCCCTGTGCTGCCTGTGTCCTGCATGTCGTCCATCCCTTCCATGATCGGGGAGAAGCTGCCCACCTCCAAGGCGCTGGAGGCTGGGCTGGACACCCCCAAGGTGGCCACCAAGGGCAACTACATCGAGGTGCGCACGGGTGCGGGCGGGGATGGCCTGGCCCGGCCCGAGGACGACCTCCCGGACCTGGAGAACGGCCAGGGCTCAGCCGCCGAGATCTCCACCATCGCCAAGGAGGTGGACAAGGTCAACCAGATCATTAACAATTGCATCGATGCCCTCAAGCTGGACTCGGCCTCGTTCCTTGGggggggaggcggcggcggggacCCCGAGCTGGCCTTCGAGTGCCAGTCCCTCCCCGCAGCCGCCACTGCTGTGTCCTCAGCTGCCGCCCCCGGGGCGCTGGAGCGGCCCAGCTTCCTCTCACCCCCCTACAAGGAGAGCTCCCACCACCCGCTGCAGCGCCAGCTGAGCGCGGACGCTGCCGTAGCCCGCAAGACCTGCAGCGTGTCCTCCAGCGGCTCCATCAAGAGCGCCAAGGTCTTCAGCCTGGACGTGCCCGACCACCCGGCTGCCGCGGGGCTGGCCAAGGGCGACTCCAAGTACATCGAAAAGGGCAGCCCCCTCAACAGCCCGCTGGACCGGCTCCCGCTGGTGCCCGCGGGCAgcggcgggggcggtgggggcggcgggggcggcggcatCCACCACCTGGAGGTGAAGCCCGCCTACCACTGCAGTGAGCACCGGCACAGCTTCCCAGCCCTGTACTACGAGGAGGGCGCCGACAGCCTCAGCCAGCGCGTGTCCTTCCTCAAGCCGCTGACCCGCTCCAAGCGGGACTCCACCTACTCGCAGCTCTCCCCCAGACACTACTACTCAGGGTACTCCTCCAGCCCCGAGTACTCCTCCGAGAGCACGCACAAGATCTGGGAGCGCTTCCGGCCCTACAAGAAGCACCCCCGGGAGGAGGTGTACATGGCTGCCGGCCATGCCCTGCGCAAGAAGGTCCAGTTCGCCAAGGACGAGGACCTGCACGACATCCTCGATTACTGGAAGGGGGTCTCGGCCCAGCAGAAGCTGTGA